In Synechococcus sp. A18-25c, a single window of DNA contains:
- a CDS encoding YihY/virulence factor BrkB family protein, which yields MPKKRLLIRRFVRSLWKAYLRWADADCVDLSAAFAYYTLQSIFPILLITLSVASWLLGRQQNLDDQIISYASGLLPPTAVSIVKQTTEKLVQQGFGAGLLGAGVLLVTAGNAYLTLQRGADRLWSDVLQPLPNALPLGAQAYQFVRVRIEAFFVVILVGVLVVIDQISANLRMLPAALMTELGQSLPWLGDLLSDIPVLQFGRLLIPFVGFSAMALLLQFLLPSRRVPFSPLIPGSLLIGFLLTMLNLAVSRSILSLGARFQAYGVIGGVLVLTLWVWMVGVVIYFGQCWSVELANMRKNKDGDPLLKLSQN from the coding sequence ATGCCTAAAAAAAGGCTACTGATTCGTCGATTCGTTCGATCTCTTTGGAAGGCTTATCTCCGGTGGGCTGATGCTGACTGTGTGGATCTCAGTGCGGCGTTTGCGTATTACACCTTGCAGTCGATTTTTCCGATCCTTCTGATTACGTTATCTGTGGCATCTTGGCTGCTTGGTCGCCAGCAGAATTTGGATGATCAAATTATTAGTTATGCCAGTGGTTTGTTGCCTCCTACGGCCGTCTCTATCGTGAAACAAACTACGGAGAAGTTGGTGCAGCAAGGCTTCGGAGCTGGATTGCTTGGCGCCGGTGTGCTGCTTGTGACAGCTGGTAATGCTTATCTCACGTTGCAACGCGGGGCTGATCGTTTGTGGAGTGATGTGCTGCAACCTCTTCCCAATGCGTTGCCACTCGGTGCACAGGCTTATCAATTCGTACGCGTCAGAATCGAAGCTTTTTTTGTCGTCATCCTGGTTGGAGTGCTTGTTGTTATTGATCAGATCAGCGCCAATCTGCGGATGTTGCCTGCAGCACTGATGACTGAGCTAGGGCAATCTTTGCCTTGGCTCGGAGATCTGCTTTCGGACATTCCTGTGCTCCAGTTTGGTCGCCTATTGATTCCTTTTGTGGGTTTTTCGGCGATGGCATTGCTTTTGCAATTTCTTTTGCCAAGTCGACGTGTGCCCTTCTCTCCACTGATTCCTGGTTCGTTGTTGATTGGCTTTCTTTTGACAATGTTGAATCTGGCTGTCAGCCGAAGCATTTTGTCGCTGGGTGCTCGATTTCAAGCGTATGGAGTGATTGGAGGTGTACTGGTTTTGACCTTGTGGGTCTGGATGGTTGGCGTTGTGATTTATTTCGGACAGTGTTGGAGTGTTGAGTTGGCCAACATGCGAAAGAATAAGGACGGTGATCCGCTCCTCAAGCTCAGCCAAAACTGA
- a CDS encoding DUF2834 domain-containing protein, protein MRSALTWSYLALALLGAILPWQANLEFMQAAASPGFDLPSFIHDANLTAASRSLSRDLLIAASAFTIWIGVEGRRLQVRGWWMTLILCVTVSFACGGPLFLHLRERRLQELDAAETAN, encoded by the coding sequence ATGCGTAGCGCTTTGACCTGGAGCTATCTCGCTCTTGCTTTGCTGGGAGCGATCTTGCCTTGGCAAGCGAATCTGGAGTTCATGCAAGCGGCCGCAAGCCCAGGATTTGACTTACCAAGCTTCATCCATGACGCCAATCTGACGGCCGCTTCACGATCCCTGAGTCGAGATCTCCTGATTGCAGCATCAGCGTTCACGATTTGGATCGGCGTCGAAGGGCGACGTCTTCAAGTGCGTGGATGGTGGATGACATTGATCTTGTGTGTGACGGTGTCATTTGCTTGCGGCGGACCCTTGTTCTTGCACCTGCGTGAACGTCGGCTGCAAGAACTCGACGCAGCCGAAACAGCGAACTGA
- the xseB gene encoding exodeoxyribonuclease VII small subunit: MPKKSKSTNNDLAATWTKEAQALTYEEAFQALDLLLVKLQDDSLPLSDLQSSHQRAEIYLQRCQALLSDVEQSVLELNPDTLETQPLEQQQDA, encoded by the coding sequence ATGCCCAAGAAATCCAAATCCACCAACAACGACTTGGCCGCCACATGGACCAAGGAAGCTCAAGCGCTGACCTATGAGGAAGCCTTTCAGGCTCTCGACCTCCTGCTGGTGAAACTTCAAGACGACTCCTTACCCTTGTCGGATCTTCAGAGCAGCCATCAGCGTGCAGAGATCTATCTGCAACGCTGCCAAGCCCTGTTGAGCGATGTGGAGCAAAGCGTTTTGGAACTCAATCCGGATACGTTGGAAACCCAACCTCTTGAGCAACAACAGGATGCGTAG